In Streptomyces sp. NBC_00878, a single window of DNA contains:
- a CDS encoding dipeptidase — protein MRTVSNESESSGLRRPPLLWEQHCCLPLEQRADIGELARYRRPGGSFVSVNVGYVPHGAKDVTGLIASWRGKIDADDRLRPAVTVDDVDAAGRAGDVAVAFDLEDSGPLEGRLDRVREFYELGVRTLLPSYNNRNAAGGGCLDEADEGLTAYGRALVREMNAVGMVADGSHCGARTGLDMCEVSEQPVIYSHSSMRSVWDHPRNITDEQAKACAATGGVIGITGVGIFLGPNDGTVDALVRHIDYAVDLVGPEHVGVSTDYPFDHEDFNTMLEQSPELYPDCYTRWGPINFLPPEGLLTVEGALLARGYPDDTVAAILGGNFRRVAALVWH, from the coding sequence ATGCGCACCGTGTCGAACGAATCAGAATCTTCAGGACTGCGCCGCCCGCCCTTGCTGTGGGAGCAGCACTGCTGCCTGCCGTTGGAGCAGCGCGCGGACATCGGCGAACTGGCCCGCTACCGCAGGCCCGGGGGCAGCTTCGTTTCGGTGAACGTGGGCTATGTTCCGCACGGCGCGAAGGACGTCACCGGTCTGATCGCGAGTTGGCGGGGGAAGATCGACGCGGATGACCGTCTGCGGCCGGCGGTGACTGTGGACGACGTCGACGCCGCCGGGCGTGCGGGTGACGTGGCGGTGGCCTTCGATCTTGAAGATTCCGGGCCGCTCGAGGGGCGGTTGGACCGGGTGCGCGAATTCTACGAACTCGGTGTCCGCACGCTGCTGCCGAGCTACAACAACCGCAACGCGGCCGGCGGGGGCTGTCTGGACGAGGCCGACGAGGGGCTCACCGCCTACGGCCGGGCGCTGGTGCGGGAGATGAACGCCGTCGGCATGGTGGCGGACGGATCTCACTGCGGTGCCCGTACCGGGCTGGACATGTGCGAGGTCTCTGAACAGCCGGTGATCTACAGCCATTCCAGCATGCGCTCGGTGTGGGACCACCCCCGCAACATCACCGACGAGCAGGCCAAGGCATGTGCCGCCACGGGCGGGGTCATCGGCATCACCGGCGTCGGGATCTTCCTGGGTCCCAACGACGGCACCGTCGACGCGCTGGTACGGCACATCGACTACGCCGTCGACCTCGTCGGCCCGGAGCACGTCGGGGTATCCACCGACTACCCGTTCGACCATGAGGACTTCAACACGATGCTCGAACAGAGCCCGGAGCTGTACCCCGACTGCTACACGCGCTGGGGGCCGATCAACTTCCTTCCCCCGGAAGGGCTGTTGACGGTCGAGGGCGCGCTTCTCGCCCGGGGATACCCCGACGACACCGTGGCAGCGATTCTGGGAGGTAACTTCCGCCGCGTCGCCGCGCTGGTGTGGCATTAG
- a CDS encoding DNA polymerase III subunit alpha: protein MPDFTHLHTLSGFSLRYGASHPERLAERASERGMDALALTDRDTLAGTIRFAKACAEHGVRPLFGAELAVGEPVRARESVRAPRPPRSGGSVRAGESVRTGGSVRTGEPVRGGRRRAPVRGGAFIDESTPRVTFLARDGAKGWADLCRIVTAAHAGNEGDTSGPQLPWADNHADGLTVLLGPASDVGRALVAGRPDRAAKLLAPWREVYGDALRLEAVWHGREGTGPGSLRLAARTVGFAAEQRVRPVLSNAVRYADPGMGPVADVLDAARRLVPVDPRKELDSGEAWLKDAGAMLGAAERIVEAAGYRRDTAYRLLEQTRATAAECLVDPEDDLGIGSVHFPEPHLVGAGRRTAQRVLASRAAAGMVLRGYDRSPEARDYWERMHRELDIIAHHNFASYFLTVAQVVDDVREMGIRVAARGSGAGSLVNHLLGIAHADPVAHGLLMERFLSKRRPVLPDIDIDVESARRLEVYRAIIGRFGTERVATVAMPETYRVRHAVRDVGAALSMDPADIDRIAKSFPHIRARDARAALEELPELRSLAKEFRQEGAAGYGRLWDLVEALDALPRGVAMHPCGVLLSDASLLARTPVMPTSGEGFPMSQFDKEDVEDLGLLKLDVLGVRMQSAMAHAVAEVERATGDRVDLDAVEGGDPATYQLIRSAETLGCFQIESPGQRDLVGRLQPATFHDLVVDISLFRPGPVAADMVRPFIEARHGRAPVRFPHPDLAGPLRDTYGVVVFHEQIIDIVDIMTGCGRDEADRVRRGLSDPESQGRIRVWFAQHAAARGYDAETIRRTWEIVEAFGSYGFCKAHAVAFAVPTYQSAWLKAHHPAAFYAGLLTHDPGMYPKRLLLADARRRGVPILPLDVNRSAVAHRIELVSESEGFEGFGGTAGGTPRGSGKAWGVRLALSDVHGISEAEAVRIAAGQPYASLLDFWERARPSRPLAGRLAQVGALDAFGANRRDLQLHLTELHRGARGGRGDQLPLAGGQKTASAGLPDLSSAERLSAELGVLSMDASRNLMDDHREFLDELGVVTARRLRAARHGETVLVAGAKAATQTPPIRSGKRVIFTTLDDGTGLVDLAFFDDSHDACAHTVFHSWLLLVRGVVQRRGPRSLSVVGATAWNLADLVELRREEGLDGVALRLAEPQGEDGAEDGSRDTGDPTGGRRIKMPTGYEMHPWADLRPAGEGPAGGRKLWHQSPGSAG, encoded by the coding sequence GTGCCGGACTTCACGCATCTGCACACCCTTTCCGGGTTCTCCCTGCGATACGGGGCCTCACACCCGGAGCGCCTCGCCGAGCGCGCCTCCGAGCGCGGCATGGACGCGCTCGCCCTCACCGACCGGGACACCCTCGCGGGCACGATCCGCTTCGCCAAGGCCTGCGCCGAGCATGGGGTGCGCCCGCTGTTCGGCGCCGAACTCGCGGTCGGGGAGCCCGTACGGGCCCGGGAGTCCGTACGGGCTCCCCGACCCCCGCGAAGTGGGGGATCTGTCCGGGCCGGGGAGTCGGTACGAACCGGGGGGTCCGTGCGAACCGGAGAGCCCGTACGGGGAGGGCGGCGGCGGGCCCCCGTGCGGGGCGGTGCCTTCATCGACGAGTCGACACCCCGGGTCACCTTCCTGGCCCGGGACGGCGCGAAGGGCTGGGCCGATCTCTGCAGAATCGTTACTGCGGCACATGCGGGCAACGAGGGCGACACGAGCGGGCCGCAGCTGCCCTGGGCGGACAACCACGCCGACGGCCTGACCGTCCTGCTCGGGCCCGCCTCCGACGTCGGCCGGGCGCTCGTCGCCGGGCGCCCCGACCGGGCCGCGAAACTGCTCGCGCCCTGGCGGGAGGTCTACGGCGACGCCCTGCGTCTCGAAGCGGTCTGGCACGGGCGCGAGGGCACCGGCCCCGGCTCGCTGCGGCTGGCCGCCCGTACCGTCGGCTTCGCTGCCGAGCAGCGGGTGCGGCCGGTCCTCAGCAACGCCGTCCGGTACGCCGACCCGGGCATGGGCCCGGTCGCCGACGTCCTGGACGCCGCCCGCCGGCTCGTGCCGGTCGACCCCCGCAAGGAGCTGGACAGCGGCGAGGCCTGGCTCAAGGACGCGGGCGCCATGCTCGGCGCCGCCGAACGGATCGTCGAGGCCGCGGGCTATCGCCGCGACACCGCGTACCGCCTGCTCGAACAGACGCGGGCCACCGCCGCCGAGTGCCTCGTCGACCCGGAGGACGACCTCGGCATCGGCTCCGTGCACTTCCCCGAGCCGCACCTCGTCGGCGCCGGACGACGCACCGCGCAGCGCGTACTGGCCTCGCGGGCGGCGGCGGGAATGGTGCTGCGCGGCTACGACCGTTCTCCCGAAGCGCGCGACTACTGGGAGCGGATGCACCGCGAGCTGGACATCATCGCCCACCACAACTTCGCCTCCTACTTCCTGACGGTCGCTCAAGTCGTCGACGACGTAAGGGAGATGGGCATCCGGGTCGCCGCGCGGGGCTCCGGCGCGGGCTCGCTCGTCAACCACCTCCTCGGCATCGCGCACGCCGACCCCGTCGCACACGGGCTGCTGATGGAACGCTTCCTGTCCAAGCGCCGCCCGGTCCTGCCCGACATCGACATCGACGTGGAGTCCGCCCGCCGGCTGGAGGTCTACCGCGCGATCATCGGCCGGTTCGGCACCGAGCGGGTCGCGACCGTGGCGATGCCGGAGACGTACCGGGTGCGCCATGCGGTACGGGACGTCGGCGCGGCCCTCTCCATGGATCCGGCCGACATCGACCGCATCGCCAAGTCCTTCCCGCACATCCGCGCCCGCGACGCCCGCGCGGCACTGGAGGAACTGCCTGAACTGCGCTCCCTGGCAAAGGAGTTCCGGCAGGAAGGGGCGGCCGGGTACGGGCGGTTGTGGGACCTGGTGGAGGCACTGGACGCCCTGCCGCGCGGAGTCGCCATGCACCCGTGCGGAGTGCTCCTCTCCGACGCCTCGCTCCTCGCCCGTACGCCCGTCATGCCGACCAGCGGCGAGGGGTTCCCCATGTCGCAGTTCGACAAGGAGGACGTCGAGGACCTCGGGCTGCTCAAGCTCGACGTGCTGGGTGTGCGGATGCAGTCCGCGATGGCGCACGCGGTGGCCGAGGTGGAGCGGGCCACGGGGGACCGGGTCGACCTGGACGCGGTCGAGGGGGGCGACCCTGCCACGTATCAACTCATCCGGTCCGCCGAGACGTTGGGCTGCTTCCAGATCGAGTCGCCGGGCCAGCGGGACCTGGTCGGCAGACTCCAGCCCGCCACCTTCCACGATCTCGTCGTCGACATCTCCCTCTTCCGGCCGGGGCCGGTAGCGGCCGACATGGTGCGGCCGTTCATCGAGGCGCGGCACGGCCGGGCGCCGGTCCGCTTCCCGCACCCGGACCTGGCGGGACCGCTGCGGGACACGTACGGGGTCGTGGTCTTCCACGAGCAGATCATCGACATCGTCGACATCATGACCGGCTGCGGGCGCGACGAGGCGGACCGGGTGCGGCGCGGGCTGTCCGACCCCGAGTCGCAGGGGCGGATCCGGGTGTGGTTCGCGCAGCACGCCGCCGCGCGGGGGTACGACGCGGAGACGATCCGGCGGACCTGGGAGATCGTCGAGGCCTTCGGGTCGTACGGCTTCTGCAAGGCGCACGCGGTCGCCTTCGCCGTGCCGACGTACCAGTCGGCCTGGCTGAAGGCGCACCATCCCGCCGCCTTCTACGCCGGGCTGCTCACCCACGATCCCGGGATGTATCCGAAGCGGCTGCTGCTCGCGGACGCGCGGCGGCGGGGGGTGCCGATCCTGCCGTTGGACGTGAACCGGTCGGCGGTCGCCCATCGCATCGAACTGGTGTCTGAATCTGAGGGGTTCGAGGGGTTCGGGGGAACGGCCGGGGGGACCCCCAGGGGGTCCGGGAAAGCCTGGGGTGTGCGGCTCGCCCTCTCCGACGTGCACGGCATCAGCGAGGCCGAGGCGGTGCGGATCGCGGCCGGGCAGCCGTACGCCTCGCTGCTCGACTTCTGGGAACGGGCCCGCCCGAGCAGGCCACTTGCCGGGCGGCTCGCACAGGTCGGCGCGTTGGACGCCTTCGGAGCCAACCGCCGTGATCTGCAACTGCACTTGACCGAGCTGCACCGGGGAGCGCGTGGCGGTCGCGGGGACCAACTTCCCCTGGCCGGCGGGCAGAAGACCGCGTCCGCCGGGCTGCCCGACCTCTCCTCGGCCGAGCGGCTCAGCGCCGAGCTGGGTGTGCTCTCCATGGACGCCTCACGGAATCTGATGGACGATCACCGGGAGTTCCTGGACGAGCTGGGCGTGGTCACCGCGCGTCGGCTGCGGGCGGCCCGGCACGGTGAGACGGTCCTGGTCGCGGGCGCCAAGGCAGCCACCCAGACCCCGCCGATCCGCTCCGGCAAGCGGGTCATCTTCACCACCCTGGACGACGGTACGGGCCTGGTCGACCTCGCCTTCTTCGACGACTCCCACGACGCGTGCGCCCACACCGTCTTCCACTCCTGGCTCCTGCTCGTACGCGGAGTGGTGCAGCGGCGCGGCCCGCGCAGTCTCAGCGTGGTCGGGGCGACCGCCTGGAACCTCGCCGACCTGGTGGAACTGCGGCGCGAGGAAGGCCTGGACGGAGTGGCCCTGCGACTTGCCGAGCCGCAGGGGGAGGACGGGGCCGAGGACGGCTCGCGGGACACGGGAGATCCGACGGGCGGCCGTCGAATCAAGATGCCCACGGGATACGAAATGCATCCGTGGGCGGATCTGCGCCCGGCGGGCGAAGGGCCCGCCGGTGGAAGGAAGTTGTGGCACCAGAGCCCGGGGAGTGCGGGATGA
- a CDS encoding triacylglycerol lipase produces the protein MLPWKRLLRPLAVLLLTAAVTVVPTATATAATAETESASSSGWNDYSCKPSAAHPRPVVLVHGTFANSVDNWLGLAPYLVNRDYCVYAFDYGQLPGVPLFNGLGPIDKSAEQLKTFVDKVLAATGAAETDLVGHSQGGLMPRHYLKFLGGAAKVNALVGIAPDNHGTTLNGLANLLAYFPGAADLLSMSTPALADQVAGSAFLTKLNAGGDTVPGVRYTVIATKYDEVVTPYRSQYLDGPNVRNVLIQDLCALDLSEHAAIGLIDRIAFHEVVNALDPAHATPTTCLSAVG, from the coding sequence ATGCTGCCCTGGAAACGCCTGCTCAGACCCCTGGCTGTGCTGCTGCTGACCGCCGCGGTCACCGTCGTCCCCACCGCCACCGCCACCGCCGCTACCGCAGAGACCGAGTCCGCGTCGAGCAGCGGCTGGAACGACTACTCCTGCAAGCCGTCCGCCGCCCACCCGCGCCCCGTCGTCCTCGTCCACGGCACCTTCGCCAACTCCGTCGACAACTGGCTGGGCCTCGCGCCCTATCTGGTCAACCGTGACTACTGCGTCTACGCCTTCGACTACGGGCAACTGCCCGGCGTGCCGCTCTTCAACGGCCTCGGTCCCATCGACAAGTCGGCGGAGCAACTGAAGACCTTCGTCGACAAAGTGCTCGCCGCGACCGGCGCCGCCGAGACCGATCTCGTCGGCCACTCGCAGGGCGGCCTGATGCCCCGTCACTATCTGAAGTTCCTCGGCGGAGCCGCCAAGGTGAACGCCCTCGTCGGGATCGCCCCCGACAACCACGGCACCACCCTGAACGGACTCGCCAACCTGCTCGCGTACTTCCCCGGCGCGGCCGACCTGTTGTCCATGTCCACTCCGGCCCTCGCCGACCAGGTGGCCGGATCCGCCTTCCTGACCAAGCTCAACGCGGGCGGCGACACCGTCCCGGGCGTCCGCTACACGGTCATCGCCACCAAGTACGACGAGGTCGTCACGCCGTACCGCTCGCAGTACCTCGACGGTCCGAACGTACGCAACGTCCTGATCCAGGACCTGTGCGCGCTGGACCTCTCCGAGCACGCGGCGATCGGACTCATCGACCGCATCGCCTTCCACGAGGTGGTGAACGCCCTGGATCCGGCACACGCCACCCCGACGACCTGCCTGTCGGCAGTCGGCTAG
- a CDS encoding lytic polysaccharide monooxygenase, whose protein sequence is MPARRKVTRTRLATVATVAAVGVAPLALTGLAAAPAVAHGSMTDPVSRVAGCYAEGPESPKSAACKAAVAAGGTQALYDWNGVNIANAAGKSKQIIPDGKLCSAGNDKFKGLDLARADWPATQLTSGNRTFRYKGTAPHKGSFELYVTKDGYDPTKPLKWSDLEARPFLKVTDPRLESGDYVFDGVVPVKSGRHLIYSIWQRSDSPEAFYTCSDVVFGEGGGGGGSGAEASTAPTASAPSDQEIADGTDKSSVEHGGHGDDDPKTQADATAATDTTSDTTSDTGSGSGSGSDKESAESADPSEATGDSARDAEPAGSSENLAETGGSSTTSYVAIGGATALAMGAAGVFASVRRRAVSGGRHSR, encoded by the coding sequence ATGCCCGCTCGCCGCAAGGTCACCCGCACCCGCCTCGCCACGGTCGCAACGGTCGCCGCCGTCGGCGTCGCCCCGCTCGCGCTGACCGGGCTGGCCGCCGCCCCGGCGGTCGCGCACGGCTCGATGACGGACCCGGTGAGCAGGGTCGCGGGCTGCTACGCGGAGGGTCCGGAGAGCCCGAAGTCCGCCGCGTGCAAGGCGGCGGTCGCGGCCGGCGGTACGCAGGCCCTCTACGACTGGAACGGCGTCAACATCGCCAATGCCGCGGGGAAGTCGAAGCAGATCATCCCGGACGGGAAGCTGTGCAGCGCGGGCAACGACAAGTTCAAGGGCCTCGACCTGGCCCGCGCCGACTGGCCGGCCACCCAGCTGACGTCGGGCAACCGCACCTTCCGCTACAAGGGAACCGCCCCGCACAAGGGCTCGTTCGAGCTGTACGTCACCAAGGACGGCTACGACCCGACGAAGCCCCTGAAGTGGTCGGACCTGGAGGCAAGGCCGTTCCTCAAGGTCACCGACCCGAGGTTGGAGAGCGGCGACTACGTCTTCGACGGCGTCGTCCCGGTCAAGTCGGGCCGCCACCTCATCTATTCGATCTGGCAGCGCTCGGACTCCCCCGAGGCGTTCTACACCTGCTCGGACGTCGTGTTCGGGGAAGGCGGGGGTGGGGGCGGGAGCGGCGCCGAGGCTTCCACGGCCCCGACCGCGTCGGCGCCGTCCGACCAGGAGATCGCGGACGGCACCGACAAGTCGTCCGTGGAGCACGGCGGTCACGGCGACGACGACCCGAAGACCCAGGCCGACGCCACGGCGGCCACGGACACCACCTCGGACACCACCTCGGACACCGGCTCCGGCTCCGGCTCCGGCTCCGACAAGGAATCCGCCGAGTCGGCAGATCCCTCCGAGGCGACGGGCGACTCGGCGAGGGACGCCGAGCCCGCCGGCAGCTCGGAGAACCTCGCCGAGACCGGCGGTTCGAGCACCACTTCGTACGTCGCGATCGGTGGGGCGACCGCCCTGGCGATGGGCGCGGCGGGGGTGTTCGCGTCGGTTCGTCGCCGTGCGGTGAGCGGCGGTCGCCACAGCCGATAG
- a CDS encoding GNAT family N-acetyltransferase has translation MTKTPKGAPADTPYDTRIRPAVASDTAAVKAVTDVAYRPYIERIGVVPRPMEADHAADIAAGRVFVTGEPVTGLVVIEAHEDHLFLDSIAVHPDAHGQGVGRRLLAFVDAQARALGLPEVRLYTHSMMWENQKIYPKYGYELVEHRVEGPYDRLHYRKRLAP, from the coding sequence ATGACGAAGACCCCGAAAGGCGCCCCGGCCGATACTCCGTACGACACTCGGATCCGCCCCGCCGTCGCCTCCGACACGGCAGCCGTGAAGGCCGTGACCGATGTGGCGTACCGCCCCTACATCGAGCGCATCGGGGTGGTTCCGCGGCCCATGGAGGCGGACCACGCGGCCGACATCGCCGCTGGGCGGGTGTTCGTCACGGGGGAGCCCGTGACCGGACTCGTGGTGATCGAGGCGCACGAGGACCATCTGTTCCTCGACAGCATCGCCGTCCACCCGGACGCCCATGGGCAGGGTGTGGGGCGTCGGCTCCTGGCCTTCGTGGACGCGCAGGCGCGGGCGCTCGGGCTGCCCGAGGTCAGGCTCTACACGCACTCGATGATGTGGGAGAACCAGAAGATCTATCCCAAGTACGGGTACGAGCTCGTCGAGCATCGGGTGGAGGGGCCGTACGACCGCCTCCACTACCGCAAGCGGCTGGCGCCCTGA
- a CDS encoding bifunctional 2-polyprenyl-6-hydroxyphenol methylase/3-demethylubiquinol 3-O-methyltransferase UbiG, which yields MTSNSASEEVKAGGEVKTGREVKTGREAKTGEERFGVDWDAESVTFDDEPDHGLRDPVVREAWAARLRGWLTRGPADVLDLGCGTGSLSLLASEQRHRVTGVDLSPRMVDLARAKLAGRDATFLVGDAAAPPVGEQRFDAVLVRHVLWTLPDPGRVLRHWRGLLRPGGRLVLIEGVWGTVSPVGISADRLTGLLAPLAEDVRVERLSDDPLLWGREVEDERYAVVAVL from the coding sequence ATGACGAGTAACAGCGCCAGTGAAGAAGTGAAGGCCGGCGGAGAAGTGAAGACCGGTAGAGAAGTGAAGACCGGTAGAGAAGCGAAGACCGGTGAAGAGCGGTTCGGTGTCGACTGGGACGCCGAGTCCGTGACGTTCGACGACGAGCCGGACCACGGACTGCGGGATCCCGTCGTGCGCGAGGCCTGGGCGGCCAGGCTGCGCGGGTGGCTGACGCGCGGCCCGGCCGACGTGCTCGATCTGGGGTGCGGCACCGGCAGCCTGTCGCTCCTCGCGTCCGAGCAGCGGCATCGGGTCACCGGAGTCGACCTCTCGCCGCGCATGGTCGACCTCGCCCGCGCCAAGCTGGCGGGGCGCGACGCGACGTTCCTGGTCGGCGACGCGGCCGCCCCGCCCGTCGGGGAGCAGCGCTTCGACGCCGTCCTGGTCCGCCATGTGCTGTGGACGCTGCCCGATCCCGGCCGCGTCCTGCGGCACTGGCGCGGACTGCTCCGCCCCGGCGGCCGGCTCGTGCTGATCGAGGGCGTCTGGGGCACGGTGAGCCCGGTCGGCATATCCGCCGACCGGCTGACCGGACTGCTCGCACCCCTCGCAGAGGACGTCCGCGTGGAGCGGCTGTCGGACGACCCGCTGCTGTGGGGGCGTGAGGTGGAGGACGAGCGGTACGCGGTGGTGGCCGTGCTCTGA